In a single window of the Candidatus Eremiobacterota bacterium genome:
- a CDS encoding CHAP domain-containing protein: MMSMAAFVYQVYGERVTAPGALGGQCVDLIDLYLGAIYNIPPRRANAVDWPTQALPEHAWVPNTPTNAPDLGDIVVWGPDAALGIGNYGHVAIAFLADEYELITFDQNWPSGSPCDLVLHSYNGVLGWFHHVG, encoded by the coding sequence ATGATGTCCATGGCAGCTTTTGTCTATCAAGTCTATGGGGAAAGGGTTACGGCTCCCGGTGCCCTTGGTGGCCAATGTGTCGATCTGATTGACCTGTACCTAGGCGCTATATACAACATCCCTCCTCGTAGGGCTAATGCCGTGGATTGGCCTACGCAAGCCCTCCCGGAGCACGCATGGGTACCAAACACCCCTACAAACGCTCCCGATCTTGGCGACATTGTTGTGTGGGGACCAGATGCAGCCCTTGGCATCGGCAACTATGGTCATGTCGCCATCGCATTTTTGGCTGATGAGTACGAGTTGATCACGTTTGACCAGAATTGGCCATCCGGCTCTCCTTGCGATCTTGTACTGCACTCGTACAATGGTGTTCTTGGATGGTTCCATCATGTTGGCTGA